Proteins found in one Eretmochelys imbricata isolate rEreImb1 chromosome 9, rEreImb1.hap1, whole genome shotgun sequence genomic segment:
- the HMGB3 gene encoding high mobility group protein B3, translating into MAKGDPKKPKGKMSAYAFFVQTCREEHKKKNPEVPVNFAEFSKKCSERWKTMSGKEKSKFDEMAKADKVRYDREMKDYGPAKGGKKKKDPNAPKRPPSGFFLFCSEFRPKIKSTNPGISIGDVAKKLGEMWNNLSDGEKQPYNNKAAKLKEKYEKDVADYKSKGKFDGAKGAAAKAARKKVEEEDEEDEDDEEEDEEDEDDE; encoded by the exons ATGGCTAAAGGTGACCCGAAGAAGCCTAAGGGCAAGATGTCTGCTTATGCCTTCTTTGTGCAGACATGCCGTGAAGAACATAAGAAGAAGAACCCAGAGGTTCCAGTCAACTTTGCAGAGTTTTCCAAGAAGTGCTCAGAAAGGTGGAAG ACCATGTCAGGCAAAGAGAAGTCCAAATTTGATGAAATGGCAAAAGCCGACAAGGTACGATATGACAGGGAAATGAAGGATTATGGACCAGCTAAGGGTGGcaagaagaagaaggatcctAATGCCCCAAAACGGCCACC GTCTGGCTTCTTCCTGTTCTGTTCAGAATTCCGTCCCAAGATCAAATCCACAAATCCTGGCATATCTATTGGGGATGTAGCAAAGAAACTTGGTGAAATGTGGAACAACCTCAGTGATGGTGAAAAGCAGCCTTACAATAATAAGGCAGCTAAACTGAAGGAGAAATATGAAAAG GATGTTGCAGACTACAAGTCTAAAGGAAAGTTTGATGGTGCAAAGGGTGCAGCAGCCAAAGCTGCTCGGAAAAAGGTAGAGGAAGAAGACGAAGAGGATGAGGATGATGAAGAAGAGGATGAAGAAGATGAGGATGATGAATAA